From Hypanus sabinus isolate sHypSab1 chromosome 23, sHypSab1.hap1, whole genome shotgun sequence, a single genomic window includes:
- the scpep1 gene encoding retinoid-inducible serine carboxypeptidase isoform X3, which produces MGRLRIVLLLVSGALLVGAATSGARQDWGYVSVRERAQLFWWLFYSEREAGGNSSAPLVLWLQGGPGASGCGFGNFEEIGPLDVDLNPRNYSWIIVLHCPTSIKLQVQAASLLFVDNPVGAGYSYTTDSGAFAKDLDTVVKDMMVLLQNFFQHKPEFQNVPFYIFSESYGGKMAAAIGLELLQSLLDDRGLDEVGAAAAEVQAAIEAGHYQQATELWAQTEDVIERCTAGVNFYNILKERSPEQSPRERSHHMVSLFQRHVRPLQHRSLAELMNGPIRKKLKIIPDFVEWGGQANEVFRNMEGDFMKPVIDTVDQLLAAGVNVTVYNGQLDLIVDSLGQEAWVRKLKWQGLPVFSSQQWTPLYTKSHPTSTAAFYKHYHNFGFFWVLKAGHMIPADQPEMALQLLRVVTGQ; this is translated from the exons ATGGGACGACTGCGAATAGTGTTGTTGCTAGTGTCCGGAGCGTTGCTAGTCG GCGCGGCGACGAGCGGCGCGCGGCAGGACTGGGGCTACGTATCGGTCCGGGAACGCGCCCAGCTCTTCTGGTGGCTTTTCTACTCGGAGAGGGAAGCGGGCGGTAACTCGTCCGCGCCGCTCGTCCTCTGGCTCCAG GGTGGTCCGGGAGCCTCCGGCTGTGGTTTTGGAAACTTTGAAGAGATTGGGCCTCTCGACGTTGACCTGAATCCCAGGAACTATTCATGG atcattgtcttgcattgcccaacttctattaagcttcag GTACAGGCAGCCAGTTTGCTGTTTGTGGATAACCCAGTGGGCGCAGGTTACAGTTACACCACTGACAGCGGTGCTTTTGCCAAGGACCTGGACACGGTGGTGAAAGACATGATGGTCCTTCTCCAGAACTTCTTCCAGcacaagcctgagttccag aatgtCCCGTTCTACATTTTCTCAGAATCGTACGGTGGGAAGATGGCTGCAGCCATTGGACTGGAACTACTTCAG TCTTTGCTAGATGACCGAGGCCTGGACGAAGTCGGTGCTGCTGCAGCCGAGGTTCAGGCAGCCATCGAGGCTGGGCATTACCAGCAGGCCACCGAGCTGTGGGCCCAGACTGAGGATGTCATTGAGAGG TGCACAGCTGGTGTGAACTTCTACAACATCCTGAAGGAACGGAGCCCAGAGCAATCTCCCAGAGAGAGGAGTCATCACATGG TCAGCCTGTTCCAACGACATGTGCGCCCCCTGCAACATCGCAGCCTGGCAGAACTGATGAACGGACCAATAAGAAAGAAGCTAAAGATCATCCCAGACTTCGTAGAGTGGGGCG GTCAGGCCAATGAGGTCTTCAGAAATATGGAGGGTGACTTTATGAAGCCAGTGATTGACACAGTGGATCAATTGTTGGCTGCAGGTGTCAACGTCACGGTCTATAATGGACAGCTGGACCTAATTGTGGATTCATTGG GGCAGGAGGCGTGGGTGAGGAAGTTAAAATGGCAGGGTCTGCCAGTTTTCTCCAGCCAGCAGTGGACACCACTCTACACCAAGTCTCACCCCACCAGTACAGCCGCTTTCTACAAGCACTACCATAACTTTGGCTTCTTCTGGGTGCTGAAAGCAGGTCACATG ATCCCAGCTGACCAACCTGAGATGGCTCTGCAGCTGCTTCGGGTGGTGACCGGACAGTGA
- the scpep1 gene encoding retinoid-inducible serine carboxypeptidase isoform X2 has product MGRLRIVLLLVSGALLVGAATSGARQDWGYVSVRERAQLFWWLFYSEREAGGNSSAPLVLWLQGGPGASGCGFGNFEEIGPLDVDLNPRNYSWVQAASLLFVDNPVGAGYSYTTDSGAFAKDLDTVVKDMMVLLQNFFQHKPEFQNVPFYIFSESYGGKMAAAIGLELLQAVLHKKVKCHFAGVALGDSWISPLDSVLSWGPFLHSMSLLDDRGLDEVGAAAAEVQAAIEAGHYQQATELWAQTEDVIERCTAGVNFYNILKERSPEQSPRERSHHMVSLFQRHVRPLQHRSLAELMNGPIRKKLKIIPDFVEWGGQANEVFRNMEGDFMKPVIDTVDQLLAAGVNVTVYNGQLDLIVDSLGQEAWVRKLKWQGLPVFSSQQWTPLYTKSHPTSTAAFYKHYHNFGFFWVLKAGHMIPADQPEMALQLLRVVTGQ; this is encoded by the exons ATGGGACGACTGCGAATAGTGTTGTTGCTAGTGTCCGGAGCGTTGCTAGTCG GCGCGGCGACGAGCGGCGCGCGGCAGGACTGGGGCTACGTATCGGTCCGGGAACGCGCCCAGCTCTTCTGGTGGCTTTTCTACTCGGAGAGGGAAGCGGGCGGTAACTCGTCCGCGCCGCTCGTCCTCTGGCTCCAG GGTGGTCCGGGAGCCTCCGGCTGTGGTTTTGGAAACTTTGAAGAGATTGGGCCTCTCGACGTTGACCTGAATCCCAGGAACTATTCATGG GTACAGGCAGCCAGTTTGCTGTTTGTGGATAACCCAGTGGGCGCAGGTTACAGTTACACCACTGACAGCGGTGCTTTTGCCAAGGACCTGGACACGGTGGTGAAAGACATGATGGTCCTTCTCCAGAACTTCTTCCAGcacaagcctgagttccag aatgtCCCGTTCTACATTTTCTCAGAATCGTACGGTGGGAAGATGGCTGCAGCCATTGGACTGGAACTACTTCAG gctGTGCTCCACAAGAAGGTCAAGTGCCACTTTGCCGGGGTGGCCCTGGGTGATTCCTGGATCTCCCCACTAG ACTCAGTTCTCTCCTGGGGACCCTTCCTCCACAGCATG TCTTTGCTAGATGACCGAGGCCTGGACGAAGTCGGTGCTGCTGCAGCCGAGGTTCAGGCAGCCATCGAGGCTGGGCATTACCAGCAGGCCACCGAGCTGTGGGCCCAGACTGAGGATGTCATTGAGAGG TGCACAGCTGGTGTGAACTTCTACAACATCCTGAAGGAACGGAGCCCAGAGCAATCTCCCAGAGAGAGGAGTCATCACATGG TCAGCCTGTTCCAACGACATGTGCGCCCCCTGCAACATCGCAGCCTGGCAGAACTGATGAACGGACCAATAAGAAAGAAGCTAAAGATCATCCCAGACTTCGTAGAGTGGGGCG GTCAGGCCAATGAGGTCTTCAGAAATATGGAGGGTGACTTTATGAAGCCAGTGATTGACACAGTGGATCAATTGTTGGCTGCAGGTGTCAACGTCACGGTCTATAATGGACAGCTGGACCTAATTGTGGATTCATTGG GGCAGGAGGCGTGGGTGAGGAAGTTAAAATGGCAGGGTCTGCCAGTTTTCTCCAGCCAGCAGTGGACACCACTCTACACCAAGTCTCACCCCACCAGTACAGCCGCTTTCTACAAGCACTACCATAACTTTGGCTTCTTCTGGGTGCTGAAAGCAGGTCACATG ATCCCAGCTGACCAACCTGAGATGGCTCTGCAGCTGCTTCGGGTGGTGACCGGACAGTGA
- the scpep1 gene encoding retinoid-inducible serine carboxypeptidase isoform X1, with amino-acid sequence MGRLRIVLLLVSGALLVGAATSGARQDWGYVSVRERAQLFWWLFYSEREAGGNSSAPLVLWLQGGPGASGCGFGNFEEIGPLDVDLNPRNYSWIIVLHCPTSIKLQVQAASLLFVDNPVGAGYSYTTDSGAFAKDLDTVVKDMMVLLQNFFQHKPEFQNVPFYIFSESYGGKMAAAIGLELLQAVLHKKVKCHFAGVALGDSWISPLDSVLSWGPFLHSMSLLDDRGLDEVGAAAAEVQAAIEAGHYQQATELWAQTEDVIERCTAGVNFYNILKERSPEQSPRERSHHMVSLFQRHVRPLQHRSLAELMNGPIRKKLKIIPDFVEWGGQANEVFRNMEGDFMKPVIDTVDQLLAAGVNVTVYNGQLDLIVDSLGQEAWVRKLKWQGLPVFSSQQWTPLYTKSHPTSTAAFYKHYHNFGFFWVLKAGHMIPADQPEMALQLLRVVTGQ; translated from the exons ATGGGACGACTGCGAATAGTGTTGTTGCTAGTGTCCGGAGCGTTGCTAGTCG GCGCGGCGACGAGCGGCGCGCGGCAGGACTGGGGCTACGTATCGGTCCGGGAACGCGCCCAGCTCTTCTGGTGGCTTTTCTACTCGGAGAGGGAAGCGGGCGGTAACTCGTCCGCGCCGCTCGTCCTCTGGCTCCAG GGTGGTCCGGGAGCCTCCGGCTGTGGTTTTGGAAACTTTGAAGAGATTGGGCCTCTCGACGTTGACCTGAATCCCAGGAACTATTCATGG atcattgtcttgcattgcccaacttctattaagcttcag GTACAGGCAGCCAGTTTGCTGTTTGTGGATAACCCAGTGGGCGCAGGTTACAGTTACACCACTGACAGCGGTGCTTTTGCCAAGGACCTGGACACGGTGGTGAAAGACATGATGGTCCTTCTCCAGAACTTCTTCCAGcacaagcctgagttccag aatgtCCCGTTCTACATTTTCTCAGAATCGTACGGTGGGAAGATGGCTGCAGCCATTGGACTGGAACTACTTCAG gctGTGCTCCACAAGAAGGTCAAGTGCCACTTTGCCGGGGTGGCCCTGGGTGATTCCTGGATCTCCCCACTAG ACTCAGTTCTCTCCTGGGGACCCTTCCTCCACAGCATG TCTTTGCTAGATGACCGAGGCCTGGACGAAGTCGGTGCTGCTGCAGCCGAGGTTCAGGCAGCCATCGAGGCTGGGCATTACCAGCAGGCCACCGAGCTGTGGGCCCAGACTGAGGATGTCATTGAGAGG TGCACAGCTGGTGTGAACTTCTACAACATCCTGAAGGAACGGAGCCCAGAGCAATCTCCCAGAGAGAGGAGTCATCACATGG TCAGCCTGTTCCAACGACATGTGCGCCCCCTGCAACATCGCAGCCTGGCAGAACTGATGAACGGACCAATAAGAAAGAAGCTAAAGATCATCCCAGACTTCGTAGAGTGGGGCG GTCAGGCCAATGAGGTCTTCAGAAATATGGAGGGTGACTTTATGAAGCCAGTGATTGACACAGTGGATCAATTGTTGGCTGCAGGTGTCAACGTCACGGTCTATAATGGACAGCTGGACCTAATTGTGGATTCATTGG GGCAGGAGGCGTGGGTGAGGAAGTTAAAATGGCAGGGTCTGCCAGTTTTCTCCAGCCAGCAGTGGACACCACTCTACACCAAGTCTCACCCCACCAGTACAGCCGCTTTCTACAAGCACTACCATAACTTTGGCTTCTTCTGGGTGCTGAAAGCAGGTCACATG ATCCCAGCTGACCAACCTGAGATGGCTCTGCAGCTGCTTCGGGTGGTGACCGGACAGTGA